The Bos indicus x Bos taurus breed Angus x Brahman F1 hybrid unplaced genomic scaffold, Bos_hybrid_MaternalHap_v2.0 tig00001509_arrow_arrow_obj, whole genome shotgun sequence region cagagtcagacacgactgaagcaacttagcagcagcagcaataagtaTGATTATATTACCTAACAGTTACTGAGCTGTTACCTGTGCCAGGAATGGTTCTAAACTCTTTGCGTGGATCTCATTTAAGTGTCGCAGTGCTGTCCTGTGAGAGAACtacttctctctctccattttgttgatgaggaaattaaggctcagagaggctgagtgacaGCTAAGTGACAGAGTGAAAGTCAAATTCAAACCCAACTTGAGCTGAAACTCGAGATCATGGCCATTCTATTCAAGTAAATTGTTCTTTCATTACTGTGTTAAGAAGAGCTAATGCTAATATATAATGTTCTTTctccagaaggaaatgaaatatttgttttagagGGATAGGAATAGCATGCTATTGAATGTTTTCAATCACAGGAACAATTATTTGTTTTGAAACAGTAACACTACAGTTTCCTGAAAACTCCTCTTGCTTTCATAGGACTGCCCTCCACTTGGCCTGTGCCAATGTCCATTCAGTGGTGGTCACTCTGCTCCTGGAGAGAAAATGCCTGCTTAACCTCTGTGACAATGAAAACAGGACAACACTGATGAAGGTATGGGGCAGCGAACCGTGTCCACATGAGGTGGATGTGATTTAACTACTGAGACTAAAAGTGAATTCATCTCATTAAGATATAGCAAACCAGTGAAGCTTGTCGACTGTTTACTTGGAATTTCTAGAATTTACACTCTGTTTCTTGGTGCATCACTGACAGGCCATAGCATGCCAAGAAGACGAGTGTGCGACTCTTCTGCTGGAGCATGGTGCCGACCCAAATGCCATGGACGTCTGTGGAAACACGGCGCTCCACTTCGCTGTCTTTTGCCAGAATATATCACTTGCAGCAAAGCTGCTTTCCTGTGATGCCAATATAGAAGCCAGGAACAAGGTATATTTCAactaactttatttacaaaatatttgcaaggcatttttttaaactgctgctgctgctgttaagtcgcttcagtcctgtcttacTCTGTaggaccccaaagacagcagcccaccaggctcccctgtccctgggattctccaggcaagaacactggagtgggttgccatttccttctccaatgcatgaaactggaaagtgaaagtgaagtcgctcagtcgtatctgactttttgtgaccccatggactgcagcctaccaggctcctccatccatgggattttccaggcaagagtagaagtgttttatttctaaatgtgTAAATAGGTAAACTGAATAGTGTCCATCAAGCCCTGTTACCGTGGAAACAACTCCAAAGCCactgaaaggggaaaattttTGGAGCTCACAGAGAGGGCAAAACTGTGTCTCCCAGCCAGCCATCTACCCCAGAAGGAAGATTTACCATCAGAACGTGCCCACGAGTGGGTGGTAGACTCAGAGCCCACAAATGATGAAGACCTGGGGGGAGTGAAGTGATGTGAGAAGTGGCTGCTTCCAAGGGCTCAAAGAATGGGTGCCCCTGGGAGTGGGTGGGACGAGGAAGGAGATCCAGTGCCCATGAGGGGGAGCTGGGTGAGTGCAAGTgggcctgggaggcagcaggcCTGGAGCCCTGAGCCCTCCAGGACCCTGGTTCTGAGATCCAGCCAAGAGGGTCAGGTCATGTTTGACTCCCAGCAAGGGTGTTCACTTGTGCTGGTGACCACTTGGTTCACGAGGTACACCTCGGGGTCTCCTATGCTCAGCACTGGGGACAAGCTCTGTGGGGTTGCAGCTGTGCGTGTGGAGCTGGTGGTGGCGAAGCCGCCCCTCCTACTTTCTCCAGGACACATATGATGTCCTGCAGCTGCAGCCCCACCAAGAACTCCCTCCACTCTCACAggtgggcctcagttttccttctttggAAGCTCCAGCCTTCCCTGAGTGAAAGTATTTTGAAGGAACCAAATTGTCTAAGATTTCACTTTAAATCATGATATTCTCAAGCATTAGAGAGTAAAGCATTCCTTTATGCGTTTATGGCTGGTATTCATGATAACACTGCACTTGTTAAAggtaaaacattttccaaatattttcccccacttaaggttttgttttgttttgtttaatcagTCTAAAATAACACAGTAAAGCAAAATTTGCCTCAGTAGACTTTGTCTTAAAATTCAAACATAATGAAAGCATTTTACAACATATTAGAAATCTTGCTGCTGTTCACAAATTCCCATTTCATGAAAATGGTTTATATAAACACAGTTTCTCTCTCATTTCCCAAGTCTTAAGAgggtaaaaggaaaggaaaaggaacaagcaagtgaaaagtgcaagtcaAGCTGGAATTTTGGCAGTTGGGAAATGCCAAGaagaggatttatttattttaatatttatttatttggctgagctgggcttCGTtttagcatgtaggatctagtttcatgaccaggggtagaacccaggcCCTCTTTCCTGGGAGCACTGAGACCCAGCCACAGGACCACGATGGAAGTCCTGAGATTTTGGTTTGTGCTTTTTATTCCCTTCagtttatatatttcttatatgcttttcagttttcagggataatagttgttattttgaaaaagagtGTGAGTGAATTGTAAACTTGCCTAGGTGCCAGTTTTAAGAAGACTCTGATCAAAACAGACTGACAGTGAACAGTTGGTGATTAAGTGGGAATtaagagagaagaacaaataacTACTTGATATTATCCTATTCTGGCAGAACCATCCACTTAGATAAGAGTCTagactctgctctcccatctAGAATGTCTTGATGGGAAGGAAGTAAGGGGTTTATAAATAATGAGATCAGGTTGCCTTTGGGGTTTACTAGTCCCTGTTCTACCACTGTTTACccaggaaaattttttttaaaaaattgtagttTTGATGACTCTTGCCtcttaatgcttttcttttttattcaaacCTTTACGTAAGAGAAGGAATTGGCTGTGTGAGTAAGAGATGAGACTGGAGTGGTTGCTGCAGTAATTCTCAGCTATATTCTGCTGGTGAACCACAATTATTTaggaaaacttattttaaaaatgtataagccTAGGCTGTTTGCTGTAGATTTTGACTGAGTAAATCGAGGAACGCTTAGACGTGTGTATTTAGAATTATTCCCTTGAGATTCTGATCGAATCCTTGATGAATAACTATAGAGTGAATACATGTAATTTCTAAATGCACCCTTCACAAAAGAAAGTAGTCTCCTAAAGTGTTGGAGTTTGATCAGTGCTAGCTACTTCCATC contains the following coding sequences:
- the LOC113888747 gene encoding putative ankyrin repeat domain-containing protein 19; its protein translation is MFSITGTIICFETVTLQFPENSSCFHRTALHLACANVHSVVVTLLLERKCLLNLCDNENRTTLMKAIACQEDECATLLLEHGADPNAMDVCGNTALHFAVFCQNISLAAKLLSCDANIEARNKDGLTPLLLAICERRGQMVEFLVKKEANIHEVNKMKRTALMLAVKYESTNVVRLLLQQGADIFSQDIFGWIAEKYAVISGFNTFSNKPGIDLGPTSNDEVLDFKTK